A genome region from Candidatus Methylomirabilota bacterium includes the following:
- a CDS encoding metallophosphoesterase: protein MNGIFRVAHLSDLHLSSLVDVKIRDLLNKRALGYLSWWLRRRRENAPEVLAALLHDLKGLTLDHVVITGDLTHIGLPDEFRQARQWLETLGLPTDVTVVPGNHDAYVRTPWADTFALWTPYMASDPGLQVEGQQISDRSFFPSVRVRGHTALIGVTSAHPSAPFFATGSLGAAQINRLGDILDLTRQRGLFRILLIHHPPTAAMVGWRKRLTDGATLRALLARHGVEMILHGHTHRSSVVYLPDVGGTIPIMGVPSASARGSEPEQHAGYHIYEVRPSSHGWEVRTSVRGYSPGNRCFVARNQRVITVPGSVTGSLYTPVHPHSHPAQHGQRA from the coding sequence TGATCTTCATCTCTCTTCGCTGGTTGACGTCAAGATCCGCGATCTTCTGAACAAGCGCGCGCTCGGTTATCTGTCCTGGTGGCTCCGGCGTCGTCGCGAGAACGCTCCTGAGGTCTTAGCTGCCCTGCTTCACGATCTGAAAGGGCTGACGCTGGACCATGTCGTGATTACGGGTGATCTGACCCATATTGGCCTCCCCGATGAATTTCGACAAGCCCGACAATGGCTGGAGACTCTTGGTTTACCGACCGACGTGACCGTTGTTCCGGGTAACCACGATGCATACGTCCGCACCCCGTGGGCAGACACCTTCGCCCTGTGGACGCCCTATATGGCCTCCGATCCGGGACTGCAGGTCGAAGGACAGCAGATCTCGGATCGTTCATTCTTTCCCAGTGTACGTGTACGCGGGCATACCGCTCTGATTGGAGTGACCTCCGCACACCCGTCCGCACCCTTTTTCGCCACCGGAAGCCTGGGCGCCGCACAGATAAACAGACTCGGCGACATCCTCGATCTCACCCGCCAACGGGGCCTGTTCAGAATCCTCCTCATCCACCATCCTCCTACGGCGGCCATGGTCGGGTGGCGGAAACGACTCACCGACGGGGCCACGTTGAGGGCCCTTCTTGCTCGGCACGGCGTGGAGATGATTTTGCACGGACACACCCACCGTTCTTCCGTGGTGTACCTTCCTGACGTGGGAGGTACGATCCCCATTATGGGTGTCCCTTCTGCCTCCGCTCGCGGTTCGGAGCCGGAGCAGCATGCGGGGTATCATATCTACGAGGTGCGTCCGTCGTCTCACGGATGGGAGGTCCGAACGTCGGTGCGCGGTTACTCCCCCGGGAACCGCTGTTTTGTTGCCAGGAATCAACGGGTGATAACGGTGCCCGGCTCGGTGACGGGCTCACTGTACACTCCAGTCCACCCACACAGTCACCCCGCTCAACACGGCCAGCGAGCCTAA